In Deltaproteobacteria bacterium, the genomic stretch TTTAAGCATATGGAAAAAATAATTGGCCCATATAAGAAACCGCAGGCTACATTTAATCCTTACGATCATAGGGCTCCAGAAGTTGCTAAATATTTGAAAAAACAAATAGAATTATGCGTACCAAGAGTGACTATCGAACACATTGGCAGTACAGCTATACCAAGCTGTTCTGGCAAAGGTGTAGTAGATTTGATGGCACTCTATCCAAAGGAATCTCTTGATGTCGTTAAATCACTACTTTCAGCAATGGGATTTCAAAGACAAGGCAAAGAATTTAGAAATAGGTTTCCTGATACAAGGCCAGTAATGATGGGAACATTTGAATATGATAACACTTCCTTTCTTATATATGTTCATGTCATTCATGAAGACTCATACGAGGCAATCCGATTTCGAATCTTTCGTGACAGATTATGCAATGACTCTGAATTACTTTCCGCTTACATAGCGGAGAAAAAACGCATTATTTCGGAGGGAGTAACTGATACTGATAACTATGCTGAAATGAAACAATCTATTATTCAACGAATACTGGGCGATGATTACGATGAAAAAAGTCACTCAGAAAGTTAATTTATTACGCAAGTATGCCGAACAAAGCATTCAACCCGACCGCGAATAGCTCGTTTCACTCACTAAACGCGGCCGTTTAATTCAATCGTTATAAATATGAGGTCAAAATGAAAACAATCTTTTTTTCCATATTATTGATGTTACTATCATTAACATTTTTGCACGCCCAAGAGATCCCTGTAATAAAGGCTATACAAGATTCTGATTCTAATTATATGGATTACGAGGATTATGCTGGCCCAAACGAGCCAATTGGCGATTTAGTATTTTTAAAAGGTTGCAGCTGGTATTGTGGTGGTTATGTTGAAGAAATTACGGCCTCATCTGAATTAAGAAGCAACGGGAGCAATACCTATCTTGGGAAAAATGCACATGATTTTGAAATGAAAACCGCATGGGTCGAAGGCAAAAAAGATTATGGAATTGGTGAATATGTAGAATATAAATTTAATTTTGACAGGTATGAAAACTATGATGGGCATTTAGGTATTACCAAAATATTGCTAGCGAACGGATATAAAAAATCTAAAGAATTATGGAAAGCAAATTCGAGAGTTAAGAAACTCAGAATGTACGTAAATAATGAGCCATACGCTATCTTAGAAATAATTGATAGTTTTGAAATTCAAACCATTGATATTGGGAAATTTATGTTTCCACCTAAAACGACCACGTTGATTAAATTTGAAATTATGGAAGTCTACCCTGGGTCCAAATATAAAGATGTTGCAATCTCTGAGCTTGTTTTTGAGGGTGTAGGTGTCCATTAATTTATAACAAGCCATTCAATCCGGCCGCTAATAGCTCGCTATAGCGGCCGGTTAATTCAATCGATGAAGCTGTCGGTTTCCCCATTGGTAGATTCTACGAAAAAAATGAGTCCCATATTTGGCCTGTATTGGACAACCTCAGTACCAGGAATTATTTTGGCACCCCGATATTATAAGGTTTTCAAATTAAAAGGAGTTTTTCTACAGACTCGTTAGATTACCATGAGATATTTAATAATTGTTCTTATTCTGTTACCGAATTTCGCATCCGCTTGCTTTTGTACTGCACCTACAGAACTTACCGATGAAATAGTCAAAAATAGTGATATTGTATTTAAGGGGACAATATCAAACATAGATTTTGAAGGTGCTCACAATCGAGTAACATTTAAAATTAAGGAGATGATAAAGGGGAAACAAGCCGGGAATGTGACTATTGAGTTCGACACTTTTTCATCCTGTGCCATTCAACAGGAATTCGCGCTCAATGAGCATTACTTAATCTCCGCTATTAAGAAGAAAATAACTGGCTCAAGTAAGGGTGAACTCCCAAAATTATATGAGTCGAATCTTTGTTCGCTACAAAAAAAGCTTAAAGATTTGTAGAAATAGAGAAAAATTTATCTAACAAAGAAAAGGACTTGCCGGCAACAGTTTTAAATCGAAACAAGTGGCTTTTAAAAACAATTGATTTAACCCAATGGCCTTGCCCTCAACCCGTAAGCGCCTCAGTTCCGTCATTATGTCTAAAATATTAAAGCAAAAAAAATTTATGTTCATCTTCATCGTAATAGCTGTTGCCGGCTATGGAATTTACTGGAGCAACAAAACTTATCCCGTCTTGATAGTAATCCCAAATGAATTTGAAGGGTATATTACTATTATTGAAGATAGTGAAAATTATGATTCATATAATGTCAGGGCATGGGAGAATTATGACACTTTTGAATATGATGTGGGGGATGACAGTATATTAAGCGTTGAATCAATAAGGCATTTTCTTAAGTGGCCCCATAATATAGGTGTTGGACGCGAACGGGTTGAGCCCCTTGTTTACTATAAAGACAAAAAAAAATTGAAGTGGCCAGTATTTGGTGACTTAATACAAACATCAGAAACTGAATATCACTTTTGGGTAGGGAAAAGAGTCAATTTTAACTCTCCTCTATAAATCATATGTTACTGAATCCGATAAGCTGAGTGGCAACTGACGCAATGGGCGGTTATTTCCTGTAAGGCCTCATAAACTCCCTTTAAATCTCCCTTCTTTTTCGCAAGTTCTGCAAAACTGCTTGCAGCCTGATGCATGCTAAAAGCGATATCGTGCATATCCTGCGGCATAAAGCGTCCAGGCCCCATGCCGGTACCTCTATGTTTTCCCATGGAACTTTTCCCCAGCTTTAACTCAGCGACTTCTGCAGCCGCATCGAGGTCACCCGTTGAAATGTTGACCAAAATTTCGTTTAAAGCGCTCAAATGTGAAATCATATCCAGACGCAGGACCAGCTTTACCCCATCGGGCATGGAGACTAACTGGCGTTCATCTTTTGGAGGTGTAAAAGTCCTTTGTTTTCTATATCCAGGCCCTTGCTGTGCCATGGATATGTGTGAAAGGCCAATGACAAGTGACAAGATAATAAACACTGAAAATAGTCCCGGCAGAAGTATGATTCTCCCTTTTTTATTTTTATCCATTTGCCGCCTCGTTTATGAATTAGTTTTAATAAGAGGGCTAACTGCCCTTAATTGAAAAGTTTAGCAAAAGAACATGGCATTTCAAGTCGGGTAATGAGGAAAGTTGGAAACAACCGGAGAAGAACTTTTTTTGTATGGAACGGTTGAAAAAGTTTGAAAAATCAATTTAATGGAGCCGACGAGCGGAATTGAACCGCTGACCTGCTGATTACGAATCAGCTGCTCTACCACCTGAGCTACGCCGGCTTATGGATTCCCTGAACCGCTATTATACAAATTTTTCAAACTTAGTGAAAAGAATTTTGATTGACTCCATCTGCTGTTTTTAAAGGTCCCATTCTGTTATTATAGCACCATGATTTTGAGGCTGACAGAAATAAGGCTCTACCTCGATGAAGCAGAGTTACTGCTTAAGTCAAAGGCAGCCCGACGCCTGGATATTACGGCTGATGACATTCTTTCTTTAACGATTATTCGCAAAGGCCTCGACAGCCGGAAAAAGGACAAGATCAATTTTGTTTATACCCTCAATGTGGAAATTGATGATTGCCTGGCTGAAAAGATTGACCTTAATACTCCCCATGTAAAGGTTGCTGAGAAAGAAGGCCCTGTAAAATTCCCTAAACTTCGGAGCAGGAAAGGGCCCCTTATCGCAGGCGCGGGACCGGCCGGACTCTTTGCCGCTTTGAGGATGACCGAGTATGGGCTAAGGCCGCTCATTGTGGAGCGTGGAAAAGAGATAGAAGAGCGGGTAAAAGATGTTGAACGCTTCTGGAAGGAGCGTAAACTTGATCCCGAGAGCAACGTTCAGTTCGGTGAAGGAGGGGCAGGGACCTTTTCCGATGGAAAACTGACGACCCGTGTTGATGACAGCCGTATTTCCTATATTCTTGAAACCTTTGTCCGGGCCGGAGCCGATCCTCAAATAGCTTACCTTGCAAAACCTCACATCGGGACCGACAAGCTTCGCAATATTGTTGTTAATATAAGAAAGCTGCTTATTGAAAGGGGTTGTGAGCTTCGTTTTGGAGCAAAAGTAACCGGTATTGAGGCAAGCAGTAATAAGATCGTTTCTGTCAGCGTGAATGACGGAGAAGAAATAGAGACGGATTGCCTTGTCCTGGCCATAGGGCATAGCGCCCGTGATACTTACCGTTTACTATTGGAAAGAGGAGTGGAAATGACATCCAAGGCTTTTGCTGTCGGTCTTCGTGCTGAGCACCCGCAACCACTCATCGACAAAATACAGTTCGGCAAATGTGCAGGCCATGCCGGCCTCGGTTCGGCTGAATATGCCATTACCCAT encodes the following:
- a CDS encoding GrpB family protein — encoded protein: MEKIIGPYKKPQATFNPYDHRAPEVAKYLKKQIELCVPRVTIEHIGSTAIPSCSGKGVVDLMALYPKESLDVVKSLLSAMGFQRQGKEFRNRFPDTRPVMMGTFEYDNTSFLIYVHVIHEDSYEAIRFRIFRDRLCNDSELLSAYIAEKKRIISEGVTDTDNYAEMKQSIIQRILGDDYDEKSHSES
- a CDS encoding cytochrome c, whose protein sequence is MDKNKKGRIILLPGLFSVFIILSLVIGLSHISMAQQGPGYRKQRTFTPPKDERQLVSMPDGVKLVLRLDMISHLSALNEILVNISTGDLDAAAEVAELKLGKSSMGKHRGTGMGPGRFMPQDMHDIAFSMHQAASSFAELAKKKGDLKGVYEALQEITAHCVSCHSAYRIQ
- a CDS encoding FAD-dependent oxidoreductase, coding for MILRLTEIRLYLDEAELLLKSKAARRLDITADDILSLTIIRKGLDSRKKDKINFVYTLNVEIDDCLAEKIDLNTPHVKVAEKEGPVKFPKLRSRKGPLIAGAGPAGLFAALRMTEYGLRPLIVERGKEIEERVKDVERFWKERKLDPESNVQFGEGGAGTFSDGKLTTRVDDSRISYILETFVRAGADPQIAYLAKPHIGTDKLRNIVVNIRKLLIERGCELRFGAKVTGIEASSNKIVSVSVNDGEEIETDCLVLAIGHSARDTYRLLLERGVEMTSKAFAVGLRAEHPQPLIDKIQFGKCAGHAGLGSAEYAITHNMKERGRSAYSFCMCPGGMVVNASSEPAGLVVNGMSHSGRDRGYANSALIVNVTPEDFGKHALAGMEFQRKWERIAFIHGGGNYNAPAQNLMAFCEPGKCYSLNKSTFLPALEHADLSLCLPHYVTESLREALPVFDRKMRGFLSSESTLIGIETRTSAPLRILRGRDMQSVSIAGLYPCGEGAGYAGGIMSSALDGIKVADMIARKGQ